The following are encoded together in the Bubalus kerabau isolate K-KA32 ecotype Philippines breed swamp buffalo chromosome 3, PCC_UOA_SB_1v2, whole genome shotgun sequence genome:
- the LOC129647554 gene encoding butyrophilin subfamily 3 member A2-like, producing the protein MVCSLAFSLLRGLFLILLFQLSMRGSDSFSVTGPSEPIVAMLGADTVLPCRVYPAMNVENMEIRWFRNQFSEAVFVYQNGMEQVGEQLVDFKGRAELVKDYITEGRVAVRIHSLRVSDNGMYKCFFKKGTDFEEAILELKVIGLGSGPRVFLVGPEDGGIRLKCTGKGWFPQPEVQWEDVKGKKIPSVSEDETQDDDGLFQIEASLIVRDSSMTQVSCSMKNPFFGQEQVETIFIPESFFPRPSPWKAAFAVTLVILGISAGAIVYLAWKERQGKKKLSKVEEEKKEESTSKESLKRELARRKELYQQDWRKAELYADWRKEQFKAVAFTLDPKTAHPNLVLSENKQHISLKNNVSQNGDASTHEDQGVSEAIFSVLGDKSFTQRDMERPYWEVEVNTRTEAGSTTRCALGICSETAKREGWFVESPDKNFWVLVHEEGKVLFPNSQKNSASLRQQPRRIGVFLDWEVGNLSFYNMADGSHIYSFTGITFCGTLFPYFSLRGTGASLTICSTSDHPENCPDSSPKTSLTHLSSSVPQEANSLL; encoded by the exons ATGGTGTGTTCCCTGGCCTTCTCTCTGCTAAGAGGCCTTTTTCTGATCCTGCTTTTCCAGCTGTCCATGAGGGGCTCAG ATTCCTTTTCGGTGACTGGCCCCTCAGAACCCATCGTGGCCATGCTGGGTGCAGACACGGTGCTGCCCTGCCGTGTGTACCCAGCCATGAATGTGGAGAATATGGAGATCCGGTGGTTTCGCAATCAGTTCTCAGAGGCTGTGTTTGTGTATCAGAATGGAATGGAGCAGGTGGGAGAACAACTAGTAGATTTCAAAGGGAGAGCCGAGTTGGTGAAAGACTACATCACCGAGGGAAGAGTAGCTGTGAGAATCCACAGCCTCCGGGTCTCAGACAATGGAATGTacaagtgcttttttaaaaaaggaactgaTTTCGAAGAAGCCATTTTGGAGCTAAAGGTGATAG GTCTAGGTTCTGGTCCTCGTGTTTTCTTGGTGGGTCCAGAAGATGGAGGAATAAGGTTGAAGTGCACAGGCAAGGGATGGTTCCCCCAGCCTGAAGTACAATGGGAAGATGTGAAGGGAAAGAAGATCCCATCTGTCTCTGAGGATGAGACACAAGATGATGATGGCTTGTTTCAGATTGAGGCATCCCTCATTGTGAGAGACAGCTCAATGACACAAGTGTCCTGTTCCATGAAGAACCCCTTCTTTGGACAAGAGCAAGTGGAAACCATTTTTATCCCAG AATCCTTCTTCCCTAGGCCCTCTCCTTGGAAGGCAGCATTTGCTGTGACTTTGGTGATACTTGGGATTTCAGCTGGTGCTATTGTATATTTGGCCTGGAAAGAACGACAGGGAAAGAAGAAGCTATCAAAAGtcgaggaagaaaagaaggaagaaagtacATCTAAAG aatcACTTAAGAGAGAGCTTG CCAGAAGGAAAGAGTTATATCAGCAAG actgGAGAAAAGCTGAGTTATATGCTG actggagaaaggaacagttcAAAGCAG TGGCTTTCACTCTGGATCCGAAAACAGCTCACCCCAACCTCGTCTTATCTGAGAACAAGCaacacatttctttaaaaaataatgtttcccAGAATGGTGATGCCTCAACACACGAAGATCAAGGGGTTTCTGAAGCCATCTTCAGTGTTCTGGGAGATAAGTCCTTCACCCAGAGGGACATGGAGAGACCATACTGGGAGGTAGAAGTAAATACGAGGACAGAAGCTGGATCTACAACTCGATGTGCTCTGGGCATTTGCTCAGAGACAGCAAAGAGAGAGGGCTGGTTTGTAGAAAGTCCAGATAAGAATTTTTGGGTTTTGGTACACGAGGAAGGAAAAGTCCTATTTCCCAACTCCCAGAAAAACTCTGCATCACTTAGGCAGCAGCCCCGCAGGATAGGAGttttcctggattgggaagttggGAACCTGTCCTTTTATAACATGGCCGATGGGTCCCACATCTATTCTTTTACTGGCATCACCTTCTGTGGGACACTTTTTCCTTATTTTAGCCTTCGGGGTACTGGCGCATCTTTGACCATCTGCTCAACTTCAGATCACCCTGAGAATTGTCCTGACTCTTCTCCAAAGACCTCTCTAACTCATTTAAGTAGTAGTGTCCCCCAAGAAGCTAACTCTCTGTTATAA